One genomic region from Biomphalaria glabrata chromosome 7, xgBioGlab47.1, whole genome shotgun sequence encodes:
- the LOC106066096 gene encoding cytochrome c oxidase subunit 4 isoform 1, mitochondrial-like, with protein sequence MSNHLLRAGLRATILPHRSISLSAVCTKNVVLEQKLKDEIHPKIGNREIVGFGLNGLATYVDRCEFPCPAIRFKEDTPEVLKLREKEKGDWKNLTLEEKKALYRASFCQTFSEINAPTGEWKMFLSVILLSLAATGWIMLFVKKFVYPPPPKNLTREWQEKMLQKMLDEEQGRIMGISSKWDYEKLEWKK encoded by the exons atgaGTAATCATTTACTTCGAGCAGGCCTTCGTGCCACTATTTTACCTCACCGTTCCATTAGTTTATCTGCAGTATGTACCAAAAATGTTGTTTTGGAACAGAAACTGAAGGATGAAATTCATCCCAAGATAg gaaACCGTGAAATTGTTGGATTTGGTCTCAATGGGTTAGCCACATATGTTGACAGGTGTGAATTTCCCTGTCCAGCCATTAGATTCAAGGAGGATACACCAGAAGTTCTTAAActcagggaaaaagaaaagggtGATTGGAAGAACCTGACACTGGAAGAAAAGAAAGCTT TATACAGAGCCAGCTTCTGTCAAACATTCAGTGAAATTAATGCCCCTACAGGAGAATGGAAGATGTTTCTTTCTGTTATTCTACTAAGTCTTGCAGCAACTGGATGGattatgttgtttgttaaaaaatttG TATACCCACCACCACCCAAAAACTTAACAAGAGAGtggcaagaaaaaatgttaCAGAAAATGTTAGATGAAGAACAAGGCCGCATCATGGGCATCTCATCCAAATGGGATTATGAAAAGTTGGaatggaaaaaataa
- the LOC106066094 gene encoding vacuolar protein sorting-associated protein 35-like: MPSTPQLSPQEEQEKLLEEALNVVKTQAFQMKRCLDKGRLMDGLKHASTMLGELRTSLLSPKSYYECYMAISDELRHLEMYLVDEFQKGRKVADLYELVQYAGNIVPRLYLLITVGTVYIKSNELSRKDILKDLVEMCRGVQHPLRGLFLRNYLLQCTKNVLPDAVEDQSTESNGGESGTVMDSVDFIHLNFAEMNKLWVRMQHQGHSRDRERRENERRELRILVGTNLVRLSQLECIDVEKFKQSVLPGVLEQVVNCKDAIAQEYLMECIIQVFPDEFHLQSLNSFLRACAELHPNVNVKNIIIALIDRLASFAQNEEGPGIPPEIQLFDIFSQQISQVIQNRPDMAPEDIVSLQVALINLALKCYPDKVDYVDKVLETTEEIFNRLNLDHVEHGSPVSKELMRLMKIPVDTYNNILTVLQLQHFGPLFEYFDYKGRQLMSCHIINNALENETLIPAQENVDSILNIVNCLVQDQNDQPEEPDDPEDFAEEQGIMGRFIHLLQSSDSNQQFLILNTARKHFGAGGDKRIKFTLPPIVFAAYRLAFRYKQLQDEDENWEKKCQKIFQFCHQTIGALIKAEQAEIPLRLFLQGALVAGQIGFENSETVAYEFLSQAFSIYEDEISDSKAQLAAITLIIGTLEQMSCFGEENQEPLFTQCALAASKLLKKPDQCRGVSISSHLFWSGKSAKSGELRDAKRVSDCLKKGVKIANQCMDSSVQVQLFVEVLNQYIYFYEKGCEQISVQVLNQIISKIRELLPNLESNEETEQINKHFKNTLEHLHHKLESSESVGQYEGLVL, encoded by the exons ATG CCATCTACACCTCAACTTTCGCCACAAGAGGAGCAAGAGAAGCTTCTAGAGGAGGCCCTTAATGTGGTTAAAACACAGGCCTTCCAAATGAAAAGATGCTTG GACAAAGGAAGACTAATGGATGGTTTGAAACATGCCTCTACCATGCTTGGAGAACTACGTACTTCATTACTTTCACCAAAGAGCTACTATGAATGCT ATATGGCCATCTCTGATGAACTGCGCCATTTGGAGATGTACCTAGTAGATGAATTTCAGAAAGGACGTAAAGTAGCTGACCTTTATGAACTGGTTCAATATGCTGGAAATATTGTTCCACGATT ATACTTGTTAATCACTGTTGGAACAGTTTATATCAAATCCAATGAACTGTCTAGAAAAGACATTCTAAAAGATTTGGTGGAGATGTGTCGCGGTGTACAACATCCTCTGCGTGGTCTGTTCCTGAGGAACTATTTGCTCCAGtgtacaaaaaatgttttgccaGATGCAGTAGAGGACCAAAG CACAGAGAGCAACGGGGGAGAATCTGGCACAGTCATGGACTCTGTTGATTTCATCCATCTCAATTTTGCTGAGATGAACAAGCTTTGGGTACGCATGCAGCATCAAGGTCATTCCCGTGATAGGGAGCgcagagaaaatgagagaaggGAATTGAGGATCCTAGTAGGTACAAATCTAGTTCGACTGAGCCAGCTGGAGTGTATCGATGTGGAAAAATTTAAACAG AGTGTGTTGCCTGGTGTTCTAGAACAAGTTGTTAATTGTAAGGATGCCATCGCCCAGGAATATCTGATGGAGTGTATTATTCAG GTGTTCCCGGACGAGTTTCATTTGCAGTCTCTCAACTCATTTCTTAGAGCCTGTGCAGAACTACACCCTAATGTTAATGTAAAGAATATCATCATAGCTCTGATAGACCG GTTGGCTTCTTTTGCTCAAAATGAAGAAGGTCCTGGAATTCCACCGGAAATTCAACTATTTGACATTTTTTCGCAGCAGATTTCACAAGTGATTCAA AATCGCCCAGATATGGCCCCTGAAGATATTGTTTCTCTGCAAGTGGCTCTAATCAATCTGGCACTAAAGTGTTACCCAGACAAAGTAGATTATGTGGACAAAGTTCTAGAAACTACAGAAGAAATATTCAACAGGCTTAATCTAGACCA TGTTGAGCATGGTAGTCCAGTATCAAAAGAACTAATGCGTCTAATGAAGATCCCAGTTGACACCTACAACAACATACTAACAGTACTCCAACTGCAACATTTTGGTCCACTTTTTGAATATTTTGACTACAAAGGTAGACAACTGATGAGCTGTCATATCATCAATAATGCCTTGGAAAATGAAACTCTAATCCCAGCCCAGGAAAAT GTGGACTCAATACTCAACATAGTCAATTGTTTAGTACAAGATCAAAATGATCAGCCTGAAGAACCAGATGACCCTGAAGATTTTGCGGAGGAGCAGGGCATTATGGGAAGATTTATTCATCTGCTGCAATCATCAGATTCGAACCAACAATTTTTG attctcaACACAGCCAGAAAACATTTTGGAGCAGGTGGAGATAAACGAATCAAGTTTACACTCCCACCAATAGTATTTGCTGCTTACAGATTGGCGTTTAGATACAAGCAATTACAAGATGaa gatGAAAACTGGGAGAAGAAATGTCAGAAAATTTTCCAGTTTTGCCACCAGACAATAGGAGCTCTGATTAAGGCAGAGCAGGCAGAGATTCCTCTTCGGTTGTTCCTGCAAGGTGCTCTTGTAGCTGGGCAGATTGGATTTGAAAATTCTGAAACAGTGGCCTATGAATTTCTTTCTCAA gcattttcaatttatgaAGATGAAATCAGTGACAGTAAGGCCCAGTTAGCAGCAATTACTTTAATTATCGGCACCCTTGAACAAATGTCATGCTTCGGAGAAGAAAACCAGGAACCTTTGTTTACACAGTGCGCTCTGGCTGCTTCCAAACTGTTGAAAAAACCTGACCAGTGCCGTGGTGTGTCAATCAGTTCACACCTTTTTTGGTCAGGAAAATCAGCTAAATCTGGAGAA CTCCGTGATGCTAAGAGAGTGTCTGACTGTTTAAAGAAAGGTGTGAAAATTGCCAATCAGTGCATGGATAGTTCAGTGCAAGTCCAACTTTTTGTAGAAGTATTGAACCAATACATTTACTTCTATGAAAAAGGATGTGAACAG ATATCAGTTCAGGTTTTAAACCAGATCATCTCTAAAATCAGAGAACTGTTACCCAACTTAGAGTCCAATGAGGAAACAGAACAAATCAACAAACATTTTAAGAACACTTTGGAACATCTGCACCACAAACTGGAGAGTAGTGAATCAGTTGGACAGTACGAAGGGCTTGTATTATAA